One genomic region from Indicator indicator isolate 239-I01 chromosome 7, UM_Iind_1.1, whole genome shotgun sequence encodes:
- the TMEM26 gene encoding transmembrane protein 26, which yields MELMVLLNALVTRLLFVLHSVIGVWRVTAVKKESKYWLLALLNLLLFLETGLTLKFKQGRGYKWFSPAIFLYLICTVPSLWLLEIHHGTQYCGNEPEAVQVNVSNQDFNQSRDSTHGSEGIIQTAKVFVNQLSTICETVWTLALHQTFLLLLVVGRWLLPIGVEITRDQLSQLLLMFVGTAADILEFASETLDIQEVRNNYTLINAILAVWTWSMLQFPLDLAVQHIGCKPTASTRRIPSLLLCRYSAELWNIGVSLFIQDGPFFIVRSILMGHFGIFNQMLVFFTAKNILVVTLQLYRLAVITLDFRATILQKSRKGEVSCCPCEPYEAHTHAAADQDNEMKEFVAFPQKKETQAPSEDQ from the exons ATGGAGTTGATGGTGCTGCTCAATGCTCTGGTTACTCGCCTGCTCTTTGTGTTGCACTCTGTCATCGGGGTCTGGAGAGTAACTGCAGTGAAGAAAGAATCCAAGTACTGGCTGCTAGCACTGCTCAATCTTCTCCTGTTCCTGGAGACAGGGCTCACCCTCAAGTTTAAGCAAGGCAGAGGCTACAAATG GTTTTCACcagcaatatttttatatcTGATTTGCACAGTACCATCACTATGGCTACTAGAAATTCATCATGGGACTCAG TACTGTGGTAATGAGCCCGAAGCAGTTCAGGTGAATGTTAGCAACCAAGACTTCAATCAGTCCAGAGACAGCACTCATGGAAGTGAGGGAATCATTCAGACG GCTAAAGTCTTTGTGAATCAGCTTTCCACAATCTGTGAGACTGTTTGGACACTGGCCCTTCACCAAACTTTTCTACTGCTGCTAGTAGTTGGGAGATGGCTTCTCCCCATTGGAGTTGAAATCACCCGGGATCAGTtgtctcagctgcttctcatgttTGTGGGAACAGCTGCAGATATACTTGAATTTGCTAGTGAAACCTTGGACATTCAAGAAGTTCG GAATAATTACACTCTCATAAATGCAATTCTTGCCGTATGGACCTGGAGTATGTTACAGTTTCCACTTGATCTTGCAG tACAGCATATTGGCTGCAAACCAACTGCATCAACTAGGCGgatccccagcctgctgctgtgcaggtaCAGTGCAGAACTGTGGAACATCGGGGTCAGCCTTTTCATACAGGATGGCCCCTTCTTCATTGTGCGTTCAATCTTGATGGGCCACTTTGGAATATTTAATCAGATGCTGGTTTTTTTTACAGCTAAGAATATCTTAGTTGTGACTCTACAATTGTACCGTTTGGCAGTGATAACGTTAGACTTTCGTGCTACCattctgcagaagagcaggaaaggagaAGTCAGCTGTTGCCCATGCGAGCCTTATGAAGCTCATactcatgctgctgctgaccaaGATAATGAAATGAAAGAGTTTGTTGCTTTTCctcaaaaaaaggaaacccaAGCTCCATCAGAAGATCAATGA